A single genomic interval of Polaribacter vadi harbors:
- a CDS encoding helix-turn-helix domain-containing protein encodes MPIIVNLDVMLAKRKMRSKELAEIIGITTANLSILKSGKAKAVRFSTLEAICEALDCQPSDILEYQKD; translated from the coding sequence ATGCCAATCATTGTAAATCTTGATGTAATGCTTGCCAAACGCAAAATGCGAAGTAAAGAATTGGCTGAAATTATTGGCATTACTACTGCAAACTTATCCATCTTAAAATCTGGTAAAGCAAAAGCAGTTCGTTTTTCTACTTTGGAAGCAATTTGCGAAGCTCTAGATTGCCAACCTTCAGATATTTTGGAATATCAAAAAGATTAA
- a CDS encoding DUF2975 domain-containing protein, which produces MKKIIYICAKSFFYIFSTFFLFVFLFSILSLIEQYRLFDAPFVDILENDVNGFDAKISIPFIKGVIKYQFSYTIIFMWLWLLFYSIYFYVLKEFFKIFIEDELFITKSLNKLKIFFRLNFIPIILNTGIIIMGWIENENVSFEEEYFYLFIHSCIALIIYTYIDIFKKGQKLQEENDLTI; this is translated from the coding sequence ATGAAAAAAATTATTTACATCTGTGCAAAGTCTTTCTTTTACATATTTAGTACTTTCTTTTTGTTTGTATTTTTATTTTCAATTTTATCATTAATTGAACAGTATCGGTTATTTGACGCTCCTTTTGTAGATATTTTAGAGAATGACGTAAATGGTTTTGATGCCAAAATTAGTATTCCATTTATAAAAGGAGTTATTAAATACCAGTTTTCATATACAATTATTTTTATGTGGCTTTGGCTGTTGTTTTATTCAATATATTTTTATGTATTAAAAGAATTTTTCAAGATTTTTATAGAAGACGAGCTATTTATAACAAAATCTTTAAATAAACTTAAAATATTCTTTAGACTAAATTTTATTCCCATAATTTTAAACACTGGTATTATAATTATGGGTTGGATAGAAAATGAAAATGTTAGTTTCGAAGAAGAATATTTTTATCTTTTTATTCACTCTTGTATAGCACTTATAATTTATACATATATCGACATTTTTAAGAAAGGGCAAAAACTACAGGAAGAAAACGATCTAACAATATAA
- a CDS encoding retropepsin-like aspartic protease — protein MKFKNVVYLVVLSIMLSSCAGAKVRKILKVGEVTQKNYKVTFPFEYTKTGHILLKVTIKGEVYDFILDTGATNIISNELADKLKLITAGSSDIADINDKSANLAYVKLEDIEISGINFKGTIGSILDLKKGDLACLEVDGLIGSNLMRHAVWDFDFQNKMITITDNEETLNIPSDYSESKIFVGDAYQVSITTKVNGEKVLNNVIDLGNPGNTHLSYTVFNEQQESKKINKSIKGSGGSGFGAFGKSAKMRKSHLARIESFKIGDYDINDAIVIVKDLDNNIGLEFLKNYRVIFNWATKSLKLIKQSKREQNEGVAFGFNPTFEKNKLLVDYIYDDIDASKFLKYRDQILSINNRNYSNVTQEQWCKIMQNGLFNDLETDKIKIKVLRNGKELEFIIEKAKLL, from the coding sequence ATGAAATTTAAAAACGTAGTATATTTAGTAGTCTTATCTATAATGTTAAGTAGTTGTGCAGGAGCAAAAGTAAGAAAGATCCTTAAAGTCGGAGAAGTTACTCAAAAAAACTACAAAGTAACATTTCCGTTTGAATATACTAAAACAGGACATATTCTTTTAAAAGTAACAATTAAAGGAGAAGTTTATGATTTCATTTTAGATACAGGAGCCACTAATATTATTTCTAATGAATTAGCAGATAAATTGAAACTTATTACTGCTGGTTCATCTGATATAGCTGATATTAATGATAAATCAGCGAATTTAGCGTATGTAAAATTAGAAGATATTGAAATTAGTGGAATAAATTTTAAAGGAACTATAGGTTCTATATTAGATCTTAAAAAAGGAGATTTAGCTTGTTTAGAAGTTGATGGACTAATAGGTTCTAACTTAATGAGGCATGCTGTTTGGGATTTTGATTTTCAAAACAAAATGATAACCATTACTGATAACGAAGAAACATTAAATATACCATCTGATTATTCTGAATCAAAAATATTTGTAGGTGATGCGTATCAAGTATCAATTACTACAAAAGTAAATGGGGAAAAAGTATTAAATAATGTAATAGATTTAGGGAATCCTGGTAATACTCATTTAAGCTATACAGTTTTTAACGAACAACAAGAATCAAAAAAAATCAACAAATCGATTAAAGGTTCTGGTGGTTCTGGTTTTGGAGCTTTTGGAAAAAGTGCAAAAATGAGAAAATCACATTTGGCTAGAATTGAGAGTTTTAAAATAGGCGATTATGATATAAACGATGCTATTGTTATAGTAAAGGATCTAGACAATAATATAGGGTTAGAATTTCTTAAAAATTATAGAGTTATATTTAATTGGGCAACAAAAAGTCTTAAACTAATTAAACAAAGTAAAAGAGAACAAAATGAAGGAGTCGCTTTTGGTTTTAACCCTACATTTGAGAAAAACAAACTCTTGGTTGACTATATATATGATGATATTGATGCCTCAAAATTTTTAAAATATAGAGATCAAATACTAAGTATAAATAACAGAAACTATTCCAACGTAACTCAAGAACAATGGTGTAAAATTATGCAAAATGGTCTTTTCAACGATTTAGAAACGGATAAAATAAAAATAAAGGTATTGAGAAATGGTAAAGAACTTGAATTCATTATAGAAAAAGCAAAATTACTGTAA